A single Brassica rapa cultivar Chiifu-401-42 chromosome A04, CAAS_Brap_v3.01, whole genome shotgun sequence DNA region contains:
- the LOC103865011 gene encoding LOW QUALITY PROTEIN: F-box/kelch-repeat protein At4g38940 (The sequence of the model RefSeq protein was modified relative to this genomic sequence to represent the inferred CDS: deleted 2 bases in 1 codon) gives MTSNTRREDKQPPEPTSLITSLPKDVIFDILTRLPRYEYSTLSLVSKHFRSLVRSPELYERRSLIGVTEPFFYALFYDSQSRNTRWNILHRKATAISAWPLFTRYPLWIVMEALSVGSSIYVFGGSDDRTKYRALKIDCRLHTVEQLPSMPVPMSNPIADIIDGRIYVIGDHYEESKKVMVVFNTESQLWELVTTKLNIEFGHTCLTRYAVMDGKLYMRDNVQSNVYEPKKCKWERENEERLNFHNWRNASVVDNILYYYDFDNCWNKLRSYDPKQRYWGVVEGLEESLPKTRHSYWTGTASCGGKLALVFPNEGWRTSYLRCAEISLEKREEGEIWGKFEWRDQVLVDENLYMKNFLAVMV, from the exons ATGACTTCCAACACTAGGAGAGAAGATAAGCAACCACCGGAACCAACATCTCTGATCACGTCACTTCCCAAAGACGTCATCTTTGACATCTTAACGCGTCTACCAAGGTACGAGTATTCAACACTCTCCCTTGTCTCCAAGCATTTCCGGTCACTTGTTAGGTCACCTGAGCTATACGAGAGAAGATCCTTGATAGGCGTCACCGAACCCTTCTTCTATGCTCTCTTCTATGACTCACAATCACGTAATACCCGTTGGAATATTCTCCACCGGAAAGCAACGGCAATCTCCGCTTGGCCCTTATTCACTCGCTACCCGCTATGGATTGTGATGGAAGCTTTG TCGGTTGGCTCGAGCATATATGTGTTTGGTGGGAGTGACGACCGTACAAAATATCGTGCCTTAAAAATCGACTGTAGGTTACACACTGTGGAACAACTCCCCAGCATGCCTGTGCCCATGTCTAATCCAATTGCTGACATCATTGATGGGAGAATCTACGTAATTGGAGACCACTACGAAGAGTCGAAGAAGGTGATGGTGGTGTTCAATACAGAATCACAATTGTGGGAACTTGTTACGACAAAGCTTAACATTGAGTTTGGTCACACTTGCCTTACTCGTTACGCGGTGATGGATGGTAAGTTGTACATGAGGGATAATGTTCAAAGCAATGTTTACGAGCCAAAGAAGTGTAAATGGGAAAGGGAAAATGAAGAAAGGCTGAATTTTCATAACTGGAGAAATGCGAGCGTGGTTGATAACATACTCTACTATTACGATTTCGATAATTGCTGGAATAAGTTACGATCGTATGATCCAAAGCAGAGGTACTGGGGAGTGGTGGAAGGTTTGGAAGAATCGTTGCCTAAGACTAGACATTCATATTGGACAGGAACTGCTAGTTGCGGTGGGAAACTGGCTTTGGTTTTTCCTAACGAAGGCTGGAGAACAAGTTACCTTCGTTGTGCTGAGATATCGCTGGAGAAACGTGAAGAAGGAGAGATTTGGGGTAAATTTGAGTGGCGTGATCAGGTTCTAGTTGATGAGAATTTATACATGAAGAACTTTCTAGCTGTTATGGTTTGA
- the LOC103865374 gene encoding F-box/kelch-repeat protein At4g38940, translating into MTSNVRRKNKQSLIMSLPEDVIFDILARVPRCEYPTLSLVSKQLRSLVTSPEIYVRRSLLRVTEPCFYALFYDSRSRNCRWHIIHRKANGNRCLVLIQSLPAMNNVASFVAVDSRIYVFGGSDDHTKYYALSIDCRFHTVEHLPKMPVPMSNTIADIIDGRIYVIGDHYYDKSKKVMLVFNTETQLWEHGTIKPNIEFGYSPPSSCVAMADKILYINDYHKSYVYEPKKSKWEKEEMLSSNKWRNACVVDNILYYYDYYRGHKLRTYDSKQRYWGAVKGLDLEELVPERNPHWIDTVSSYSGKLALIFTYEGRTPYYLWSAEISLERRQGGEILGKVEWCDEVPVADNLLQVLRFLAVMV; encoded by the coding sequence ATGACTTCCAACGTTAGGAGAAAGAATAAGCAATCTCTGATTATGTCACTTCCCGAAGACGTCATCTTTGACATCTTAGCGCGTGTACCAAGGTGCGAGTATCCGACACTCTCCCTCGTTTCCAAGCAGCTCCGATCACTTGTCACGTCACCTGAGATATACGTGAGACGATCCTTGTTGCGAGTCACCGAACCGTGCTTCTACGCTCTCTTTTATGATTCACGATCCCGTAACTGCCGTTGGCATATTATCCACCGGAAGGCCAACGGCAATCGCTGCTTGGTCCTTATCCAGTCGCTTCCGGCTATGAATAATGTTGCAAGCTTTGTCGCGGTGGACTCTAGAATATATGTGTTTGGTGGGAGTGATGATCATACAAAATATTATGCTTTAAGCATCGACTGTAGATTTCACACTGTGGAACACCTCCCTAAAATGCCTGTGCCCATGTCTAATACAATCGCCGACATCATCGATGGGAGAATCTACGTAATTGGAGACCACTACTACGACAAGTCGAAGAAGGTGATGTTGGTGTTTAATACAGAAACACAACTGTGGGAACATGGTACGATAAAGCCAAACATTGAGTTCGGTTACTCGCCCCCTAGTAGTTGTGTGGCGATGGCTGATAAGATATTGTACATTAACGATTATCATAAAAGCTATGTTTACGAGCCAAAGAAGAGTAAATGGGAAAAGGAAGAGATGCTGAGTTCTAACAAGTGGAGAAATGCCTGCGTGGTTGATAACATATTGTACTATTACGATTATTATCGTGGGCACAAGTTAAGAACGTATGATTCAAAGCAGAGGTACTGGGGAGCGGTGAAAGGTTTGGATTTGGAAGAGTTGGTGCCTGAAAGAAATCCACATTGGATAGACACTGTGAGTAGTTACAGTGGGAAACTGGCTTTGATTTTTACTTACGAAGGCCGGACACCATATTACCTCTGGAGTGCGGAGATTTCGCTAGAAAGACGTCAAGGAGGGGAGATTTTGGGTAAAGTTGAGTGGTGTGATGAGGTTCCAGTTGCTGATAATTTATTACAAGTGTTGAGATTTCTAGCTGTTATGGTTTGA
- the LOC103865375 gene encoding F-box/kelch-repeat protein At4g38940, with translation MEMSSNVRRKNKQSLITSLPEDVIFDILARVPRCEYPTLSLVSKQLRSLVTSPEIYVRRSLLGVTEPCFYVLLYDSQSGDNRWYIIHPKANGNRCLVLIHSLPAMNPVASFVAVDSRIYAFGGRDDHTKYRALCIDCRFHTVEHLPSMHVPMSHAVVDIIDGKIYVIGDYYHGSNTVMAVFNTETQLWELGMTKPNIDFAGAFPTHCVVMDDKIYVRFIFKSFVYEPKKSQWEMEEMLSSNMWSYACVVDNILYYYDHWGNKLRTYDPKQRYWGAVKGLDLEELVPKRNIHWIHTVSYSGKLALIIAYEGGRTPLYLWSAEISLEIRQGGEIWGKVEWSDEVLSADNLQVRRFLAVMI, from the coding sequence ATGGAGATGTCTTCCAACGTTAGGAGAAAGAACAAGCAATCTCTGATTACCTCACTTCCCGAAGACGTCATCTTTGACATCTTAGCGCGTGTACCAAGGTGCGAGTATCCGACACTCTCCCTCGTTTCCAAGCAGCTCCGATCACTTGTCACGTCACCTGAGATATACGTGAGACGATCCTTGTTGGGAGTCACCGAACCGTGCTTCTATGTTCTCCTCTATGACTCACAATCCGGTGATAACCGTTGGTATATTATCCACCCGAAAGCCAACGGCAATCGCTGCTTGGTCCTTATCCATTCGCTTCCAGCTATGAATCCTGTTGCAAGCTTTGTCGCGGTGGACTCGAGAATATATGCGTTTGGTGGGAGAGACGATCATACAAAATATCGTGCGTTGTGCATCGACTGTAGATTTCATACTGTGGAACATCTCCCCAGCATGCATGTGCCCATGTCTCATGCAGTCGTTGACATCATTGATGGGAAAATTTACGTGATTGGAGACTACTACCACGGCTCGAATACAGTGATGGCGGTGTTCAATACAGAAACACAATTGTGGGAACTTGGTATGACAAAGCCAAACATTGATTTTGCTGGAGCGTTTCCTACTCATTGTGTGGTGATGGATGATAAGATCTACGTGaggtttatttttaaaagctttGTTTACGAGCCAAAGAAGAGTCAATGGGAAATGGAAGAGATGCTGAGTTCTAACATGTGGAGTTATGCGTGCGTGGTTGataatatattatactattACGACCACTGGGGGAACAAGTTAAGAACGTATGATCCAAAGCAGAGGTATTGGGGAGCGGTGAAAGGTTTGGATTTGGAAGAGTTGGTGCCTAAAAGAAATATACATTGGATACACACTGTGAGTTACAGTGGGAAACTGGCTTTGATTATTGCTTACGAAGGCGGCCGGACACCATTGTACCTCTGGAGTGCGGAAATTTCGCTGGAAATACGTCAAGGAGGAGAGATTTGGGGTAAAGTTGAGTGGTCTGATGAGGTTCTATCTGCTGATAATTTACAAGTGAGGAGATTTCTAGCTGTTATGATTTGA
- the LOC103865012 gene encoding ubiquitin-activating enzyme E1 1, whose protein sequence is MLESVSASSPIKKRRIDNSTIAASVVQHMAFGNNSNRQEIDEDLHSRQLAVYGRETMRRLFASNVLVSGMHGLGAEIAKNLILAGVKSVTLHDERVVELWDLSSNFVFSEDDVGKNRADASVNKLQDLNNAVVVSSLTTCLTKEHLSSFQVVVFSDISIEKAIEFDDYCHSHQPPIAFVKADVRGLFGSVFCDFGPEFAVLDVDGEEPHTGIIASISNESEAFISCVDDERLEFEDGDLVVFSEVEGMTELNDGKPRKIKSARPYSFTLEEDTTGYGTYVKGGIVTQVKQPKLLCFKPLREALADPGDFLFSDFSKFDRPPLLHLAFQALDRFASEAGRLPVAGSEEDAQKLISIATSINTGQGDLKVENVDHKLLRSFSFGAKAVLNPMAAMFGGIVGQEVVKACSGKFHPLFQFFYFDSVESLPSEPLDSSDVAPRNSRYDAQISVFGAKLQKKLEDARVFTVGSGALGCEFLKNMALMGVSCGSQGKLTVTDDDIIEKSNLSRQFLFRDWNIGQAKSTVAASAAAAINPKFNIEALQNRVGAETENVFDDAFWENLTVVVNALDNVNARLYVDSRCLYFQKPLLESGTLGAKCNTQMVIPHLTENYGASRDPPEKQAPMCTVHSFPHNIDHCLTWARSEFEGLLEKTPAEVNAYLSSPVEYTNSMMSAGDAQARETLERIVECLEKEKCENFQDCLNWARLRFEDYFVNRVKQLIYTFPEDAATSTGAPFWSAPKRFPRPLQYSSSDPSLLNFITATAILRAETFGIPVPEWTKNPKEAAEAVDSVIVPDFEPRKDAKIVTDEKATSLTTASVDDATVINDLIAKLELCRLNLSPDFRMKPVQFEKDDDTNYHMDVISGLANMRARNYSIPEVDKLKAKFIAGRIIPAIATSTAMATGLVCLELYKVLDGGHKVEAYRNTFANLALPLFSMAEPVPPKVVKHRDMAWTVWDRWILKGNPTLREVLQWLEDKGLNAYSISCGSCLLFNSMFPRHKERMDKKVVDLARDIAKVELPPYRHHLDVVVACEDQDDNDVDIPLVSIYFR, encoded by the exons ATGCTTGAATCAGTTTCAGCATCGTCGCCGATCAAGAAACGCCGTATCGATAACTCTACGATCGCAGCTTCCGTCGTCCAGCACATGGCTTTCGGGAATAACTCGAACCGTCAGGAGATCGACGAAGATCTGCACAGCAGGCAGCTCGCCGTGTACGGACGCGAGACGATGCGGCGTCTCTTCGCTTCGAACGTTCTCGTCTCGGGGATGCACGGCCTTGGCGCTGAGATTG CGAAGAATCTGATTCTTGCTGGTGTGAAGTCTGTGACGCTGCATGATGAGAGAGTGGTGGAGCTTTGGGACTTGTCTAGCAACTTTGTTTTCTCTGAGGATGATGTTGGCAAGAACAGGGCTGATGCTTCTGTTAACAAGCTGCAGGATCTTAACAATGCTGTGGTTGTTTCTAGCTTGACCACTTGCTTAACCAAAGAGCATCTTTCTAGTTTCCAG GTTGTTGTTTTCTCTGACATAAGCATTGAAAAAGCGATTGAGTTTGATGACTATTGCCACAGCCACCAGCCTCCTATAGCTTTTGTGAAGGCTGATGTCAGGGGGCTTTTCGGCTCCGTGTTTTGCGATTTTGGGCCTGAGTTTGCAGTTCTTGACGTTGATGGGGAGGAGCCGCACACAGGCATTATCGCCTCTATCTCTAATGAGAGCGAGGCCTTTATCTCCTGTGTTGACGATGAGAGACTTGAGTTTGAAGATGGTGACCTTGTAGTTTTCTCTGAAGTTGAAGGTATGACGGAGCTCAACGATGGGAAACCGAGGAAGATTAAAAGCGCGCGGCCGTATTCGTTCACCCTCGAGGAGGACACGACAGGGTATGGAACGTATGTGAAGGGTGGGATTGTCACTCAGGTGAAACAGCCGAAGCTGCTGTGTTTCAAGCCCTTGAGGGAAGCGCTTGCGGATCCAGGGGATTTTCTCTTTAGTGATTTCTCTAAGTTCGATCGGCCTCCGCTTCTTCATTTAGCGTTCCAGGCACTTGATCGGTTTGCTTCTGAAGCTGGGAGGCTCCCTGTTGCTGGATCTGAAGAGGACGCTCAGAAGCTTATATCCATCGCCACGTCCATCAATACTGGTCAGGGTGATTTGAAGGTGGAGAATGTTGACCATAAGCTTCTGCGAAGCTTCTCCTTTGGTGCCAAGGCTGTTCTTAATCCCATGGCTGCTATGTTTGGCGGTATTGTTGGACAGGAGGTTGTCAAAGCTTGCTCTGGAAAATTCCATCCCCTCTTTCAG TTTTTCTACTTTGATTCAGTGGAGTCACTCCCCTCTGAGCCTCTGGATTCTAGTGACGTTGCACCAAGGAACAGCCGGTACGATGCCCAAATATCTGTATTTGGTGCCAAGTTACAGAAGAAACTGGAAGATGCTAGAGTTTTCACAGTAGGGTCTGGTGCTCTCGGCTGCGAGTTCCTGAAAAATATGGCTCTGATGGGGGTTTCGTGTGGAAGCCAAGGGAAGTTAACAGTGACAGATGATGATATAATCGAGAAGAGCAACCTCAGTCGTCAGTTTCTATTCCGTGATTGGAACATTGGACAGGCTAAATCCACAGTTGCTGCTTCGGCTGCAGCAGCTATAAACCCCAAGTTCAACATTGAGGCCCTGCAGAACCGTGTGGGCGCTGAGACCGAGAATGTATTTGACGATGCCTTCTGGGAGAACTTGACTGTCGTCGTCAACGCATTAGATAATGTCAACGCGAGGCTCTACGTTGATTCGAGGTGCTTGTATTTCCAGAAGCCTCTACTCGAGTCTGGGACTCTCGGTGCAAAGTGCAACACGCAGATGGTCATCCCACACCTGACTGAAAATTACGGTGCCTCGAGGGACCCACCAGAGAAACAGGCCCCCATGTGTACAGTGCACTCGTTCCCGCATAACATTGATCACTGTTTAACTTGGGCTCGCTCTGAGTTTGAGGGTCTACTTGAGAAGACTCCCGCTGAAGTGAATGCATATCTCTCTAGCCCGGTTGAATACACTAACTCAATGATGAGTGCTGGCGATGCTCAGGCGAGGGAGACGTTGGAGAGGATCGTTGAGTGTCTTGAAAAGGAGAAGTGTGAGAACTTCCAGGACTGCTTAAACTGGGCTCGACTCAGGTTTGAGGATTACTTTGTGAACCGTGTGAAGCAATTGATATACACATTTCCTGAAGATGCTGCGACAAGTACCGGAGCTCCATTCTGGTCTGCTCCAAAAAGATTCCCACGTCCGCTCCAGTACTCCTCTTCTGACCCAAGCCTCCTTAACTTCATCACGGCGACTGCTATTCTAAGAGCAGAGACGTTTGGGATCCCTGTGCCCGAGTGGACCAAAAACCCAAAGGAAGCAGCTGAAGCTGTAGACAGTGTGATAGTCCCAGACTTTGAGCCAAGGAAAGATGCAAAGATTGTGACGGATGAGAAAGCCACCAGTTTAACCACTGCTTCGGTGGATGACGCTACAGTCATCAACGACCTCATTGCTAAGCTTGAGCTGTGTAGGCTTAACTTGTCTCCAGATTTCAGGATGAAACCAGTTCAGTTCGAAAAG GATGATGATACAAACTACCACATGGACGTGATATCGGGTCTTGCCAACATGAGGGCGAGGAACTACAGCATACCTGAAGTCGACAAGCTGAAAGCAAAGTTCATCGCTGGGAGAATCATCCCTGCCATTGCGACCTCAACAGCCATGGCCACTGGTCTAGTCTGCCTTGAGCTTTACAAGGTCCTTGATGGAGGACACAAAGTGGAAGCCTACAGGAACACGTTTGCCAACCTGGCGCTTCCACTCTTCTCAATGGCTGAACCGGTTCCGCCAAAGGTGGTGAAGCACCGCGACATGGCTTGGACCGTTTGGGACAGATGGATTCTGAAAGGAAACCCTACACTGCGTGAGGTGTTGCAGTGGCTGGAGGACAAAGGGCTTAACGCTTACAGCATCTCTTGTGGAAGCTGTCTCCTGTTCAACAGTATGTTTCCGAGGCACAAGGAGAGGATGGACAAGAAAGTGGTGGATCTCGCTAGGGATATTGCTAAAGTGGAGTTGCCGCCTTACCGTCACCATCTTGATGTAGTGGTGGCTTGTGAGGATCAAGATGACAATGACGTCGATATTCCTCTCGTCTCTATCTATTTCAGGTGA